Proteins from a single region of Flavobacterium sp. K5-23:
- a CDS encoding DUF4835 family protein, producing the protein MNKIFTFLLLFTFGLSQAQQLNCTVTVNSQKLSNSNQQVFKTLETALTEFVNKTDWTGQAFKQQEKINCSMFITISSNNADQFVATLQVQSSRPIYNSSYSSPVLNYNDKDFSFNYSEFENLTFNPTAFDSNLVSVIAFYSYVILGMDNDSFVLKSGNTYLETAQNIANVAQQGSYKGWSQIDGNQNRFFLINDLLSPKFSEIRQAIYNYHTGLDLMSKDLKSAKEKIKTALLNLGKLNASRPNAFLTRVFFDAKSDEIVSIFTGGPSITISDLVESLSKTSPLNSSKWITIKY; encoded by the coding sequence ATGAATAAGATATTTACGTTTTTATTGCTGTTTACTTTTGGGCTTTCTCAAGCGCAACAACTAAATTGTACCGTTACTGTAAATTCACAAAAACTAAGTAATTCGAATCAACAGGTTTTCAAAACCCTTGAAACGGCATTAACTGAATTTGTAAATAAGACGGACTGGACTGGACAGGCATTTAAACAACAAGAGAAAATTAATTGCTCTATGTTCATTACTATTTCATCTAATAACGCTGATCAATTTGTTGCTACTTTACAAGTGCAGTCTTCAAGACCTATTTATAATTCCTCTTATTCATCTCCGGTATTAAACTATAATGATAAAGACTTTAGTTTTAATTATTCGGAATTCGAGAATTTGACTTTTAATCCTACTGCATTCGATTCTAATCTAGTTTCTGTAATAGCTTTTTATAGTTATGTGATTTTAGGAATGGATAATGATAGTTTTGTTTTAAAATCAGGTAACACTTATTTAGAAACAGCACAAAACATTGCGAATGTAGCCCAACAGGGAAGTTATAAAGGTTGGAGTCAGATTGATGGAAATCAAAATCGTTTCTTTTTAATTAACGATTTATTGTCACCAAAATTTTCCGAAATTAGGCAAGCTATATATAATTACCATACTGGTTTAGATTTAATGTCGAAAGATTTAAAATCCGCTAAGGAAAAAATTAAAACGGCATTATTGAATTTAGGTAAACTAAATGCTTCTAGACCTAATGCTTTTTTAACTCGTGTATTTTTTGATGCTAAATCAGATGAAATTGTTTCTATATTCACGGGAGGGCCTAGTATTACTATTAGTGATCTAGTAGAAAGTCTAAGTAAAACTTCCCCTTTAAATTCTAGTAAATGGATAACGATAAAATACTAA
- the recN gene encoding DNA repair protein RecN gives MISSLSIKNYALIEKLSIDFSNGFSIITGETGAGKSIILGALGLVLGKRADLSSLKNKEEKCVIEANFEISKYNLLPFFEANDLDYENDTIIRREILPSGKSRAFINDSPVNLQELQELGVHLIDIHSQHQTQELSDENVQFEIIDAIANNQSAILDFQALLKSYKSDKTKLNSLLKKQSDSAKEQEYNTFLLDELVSAQLKSGEQELLESDFEKLNNVEIIKESIDKSLAIANEEQIGVLYNLNEIKVSLQKIAAFSPDYQSLLERTTSLKIELDDISEELNRCSEKLVNDPEQLELISQKLQLIYNLQKKHQVSTVDELIEIQTNLENSVLELGNIEGEIKELTFSIVQKGTALDLISEEIHKNREVSIPVLSNQLISILDTLGMPNARFKIAINETSSYFANGKDELQFLFSANKGTDFGILKKVASGGEMSRIMLAVKAILAQYSKLPTLIFDEIDTGVSGEIANKMGEIMKEMSRNMQIFAITHLPQIAAKGNAHFKVSKSTVNEDTQSELKLLSEEERVVEIAQMLSGTIVSDSALNHAKALLN, from the coding sequence ATGATAAGTTCACTTTCAATAAAAAACTATGCTCTTATAGAAAAATTGAGTATCGATTTTTCAAATGGATTTTCAATTATTACCGGAGAAACTGGTGCGGGAAAATCAATAATTTTGGGAGCTTTAGGTTTGGTTTTAGGAAAAAGAGCCGACTTATCTTCTTTAAAAAATAAAGAGGAGAAATGTGTTATCGAAGCTAATTTTGAAATCTCAAAATACAATTTACTTCCTTTTTTTGAAGCCAATGATTTAGATTATGAAAATGATACTATCATCAGGCGTGAAATTTTACCTTCGGGTAAGTCTAGGGCTTTTATAAATGACAGTCCTGTTAATCTTCAGGAACTTCAGGAATTAGGAGTCCATTTAATAGATATTCATTCGCAACATCAAACTCAGGAGCTTTCTGATGAAAATGTACAGTTTGAAATTATAGATGCAATTGCAAATAATCAATCTGCCATTTTAGATTTCCAGGCGCTATTAAAAAGCTATAAGTCTGATAAAACCAAATTGAATTCGCTTCTTAAAAAACAAAGTGATTCTGCAAAAGAGCAGGAATACAATACTTTTTTACTTGATGAATTAGTTTCGGCTCAATTAAAATCAGGGGAACAGGAATTGCTTGAATCTGATTTTGAAAAGTTAAATAATGTTGAAATAATAAAAGAATCCATTGATAAATCTTTGGCTATTGCCAATGAAGAGCAAATTGGAGTTCTGTATAATTTGAATGAGATTAAAGTCTCTTTACAAAAAATCGCCGCTTTTTCACCAGATTATCAATCCTTGTTGGAAAGAACAACAAGCTTGAAAATTGAGCTAGATGATATTTCTGAGGAGTTAAACCGTTGTTCTGAAAAGTTGGTTAATGATCCCGAACAATTAGAACTAATCAGCCAGAAACTACAGTTAATTTATAATTTACAAAAGAAACATCAGGTTTCTACAGTAGATGAATTGATCGAAATCCAAACTAATCTTGAAAATTCTGTTTTGGAATTAGGGAATATTGAAGGGGAAATTAAGGAACTGACGTTTTCAATAGTACAAAAAGGGACTGCTTTAGACTTGATTTCTGAGGAAATTCATAAAAATCGTGAGGTTTCTATTCCGGTTTTATCTAATCAATTAATCAGTATTTTAGATACATTAGGAATGCCTAATGCGCGTTTTAAGATTGCTATAAATGAAACTTCATCTTATTTTGCAAATGGTAAAGATGAACTTCAGTTTTTGTTTTCGGCCAATAAAGGGACTGATTTCGGAATACTGAAGAAAGTGGCTTCAGGAGGAGAGATGTCTAGAATTATGCTTGCCGTTAAAGCTATTTTAGCGCAATATTCAAAATTACCAACATTGATTTTTGACGAAATTGACACAGGGGTTTCCGGCGAAATTGCTAATAAAATGGGTGAAATAATGAAAGAAATGAGTCGCAATATGCAAATTTTTGCCATTACTCATTTACCCCAAATCGCAGCCAAAGGGAATGCTCATTTTAAAGTGTCTAAATCCACTGTTAATGAAGATACTCAATCTGAATTAAAGTTACTTTCAGAGGAGGAACGAGTTGTGGAAATTGCCCAAATGTTATCCGGAACTATTGTTTCGGATTCAGCCTTAAATCACGCAAAAGCCTTGCTGAACTAA